One window from the genome of Rariglobus hedericola encodes:
- the rpsI gene encoding 30S ribosomal protein S9 has product MSAEKTIYLGTGRRKTSTARVRLSEGTGKLTANGSDFDTYFSHENFSKQAFRPLLTVELRDKVDVDVNVAGGGVTGQAGATAHGIARALQKLNPELRAALKKAGHLKRDPREKERKKPGQPGARKRFQFSKR; this is encoded by the coding sequence ATGAGCGCTGAAAAGACCATCTATCTCGGCACCGGCCGTCGCAAGACCTCCACTGCCCGCGTTCGCCTCTCTGAAGGCACCGGTAAGCTCACTGCCAACGGCAGCGACTTCGACACCTATTTCTCCCACGAGAACTTCTCGAAGCAGGCTTTCCGCCCCCTGCTAACTGTTGAGCTCCGCGACAAGGTTGACGTTGACGTCAACGTTGCCGGCGGTGGTGTCACCGGCCAGGCTGGTGCGACCGCCCACGGTATCGCCCGCGCCCTCCAGAAGCTCAATCCCGAGCTTCGCGCCGCCCTCAAAAAGGCCGGCCACCTCAAGCGCGACCCGCGCGAAAAAGAGCGCAAGAAGCCCGGTCAGCCCGGCGCCCGCAAGCGTTTCCAGTTCTCGAAGCGCTAA
- the rplM gene encoding 50S ribosomal protein L13, which translates to MKTFLAKKETVQAKWHLIDAEGAVLGRLAVKAANLIRGRHKASYTPSVDTGDFVVIINAEKVVLTGKKEEQNKYMFFSGFVGGESYKTMQQMREKNPAFIIEHAVKGMLPKNRIARDMLTKLRVFAGPNHTHEAQSPVKTSV; encoded by the coding sequence ATGAAAACGTTCCTCGCCAAAAAAGAGACTGTGCAAGCCAAATGGCATCTTATCGATGCCGAGGGCGCCGTCCTTGGCCGTCTCGCGGTCAAAGCCGCCAACCTTATCCGCGGCCGCCATAAAGCTTCCTACACCCCGAGCGTCGATACCGGCGACTTCGTTGTCATCATTAACGCCGAGAAGGTCGTCCTGACCGGCAAGAAGGAAGAGCAGAACAAGTATATGTTCTTCTCGGGTTTCGTCGGTGGCGAGAGCTACAAGACCATGCAGCAGATGCGTGAGAAGAATCCGGCCTTCATCATCGAGCACGCCGTCAAAGGCATGCTGCCGAAGAACCGCATTGCCCGTGACATGCTCACCAAGCTCCGCGTGTTCGCCGGCCCGAACCACACCCACGAGGCCCAGAGCCCCGTTAAGACCTCCGTCTGA
- a CDS encoding TorF family putative porin has product MKKMILAVAALAAGVSASAQDASNASSLAVSLDVTYVSDYVFRGAKLADASIQPSIEASYGDFYAGVWYSDAISQNNATATFDSEADLYLGYTRPITEIFSADLGVTRYTYNGGSQGDTTEVSAGIKTNLLLSPSVYYYYDFDLEVSSYIGSIGYKLPIPKLGVSLDFSAILGYVQIPGNDYTYWGAGVALPYQVSDTAKLTLGVNYTSVDDKNLNPDQDQVVFFLGLSVGF; this is encoded by the coding sequence ATGAAAAAGATGATCCTCGCTGTCGCAGCTCTTGCGGCCGGTGTGTCCGCCTCCGCTCAGGATGCTTCCAACGCCTCCTCCTTGGCCGTTAGCCTTGATGTCACGTATGTTAGCGATTACGTGTTCCGTGGCGCCAAGCTCGCCGATGCCTCCATCCAGCCTTCCATCGAGGCTTCTTATGGCGATTTTTATGCCGGCGTGTGGTATTCCGACGCCATCAGCCAGAATAACGCCACGGCTACCTTCGATTCCGAAGCGGATCTTTATCTGGGCTACACCCGCCCGATCACTGAAATCTTTTCCGCCGACCTCGGCGTGACCCGCTACACCTACAATGGTGGCAGCCAGGGTGACACCACGGAGGTTTCCGCCGGCATCAAGACCAACCTGCTCCTGAGCCCCAGCGTTTACTACTACTACGACTTCGATCTCGAAGTGTCCTCTTACATTGGCTCGATCGGTTACAAGCTCCCGATCCCCAAGCTCGGCGTGTCCTTGGATTTCTCGGCCATTCTCGGCTACGTCCAGATCCCGGGCAATGACTACACCTACTGGGGCGCCGGGGTGGCGCTTCCTTATCAGGTCAGCGACACCGCCAAGCTCACCCTAGGCGTGAACTACACCTCGGTTGACGACAAGAACCTCAATCCTGACCAGGATCAGGTCGTTTTCTTCCTCGGCCTGTCGGTCGGTTTCTAA
- a CDS encoding DUF423 domain-containing protein, which yields MRSYLYLTAAVGAIGVMAGAFGAHALKDTLITHGTTSTWNTAVLYHLIHAPALLAVCFQALDKNAATSWLNKACAAWITGVVLFSGSLYWLSLGGPRWLGPVTPLGGLFLILGWLCVAVAAAKHPKTS from the coding sequence ATGCGTAGCTATTTATATTTAACTGCCGCTGTGGGAGCCATTGGCGTGATGGCAGGTGCCTTCGGTGCCCACGCCCTGAAAGATACCCTGATCACCCATGGAACTACATCCACTTGGAACACAGCAGTGTTATACCATTTAATTCACGCCCCGGCCTTGCTCGCAGTTTGTTTTCAGGCCTTGGACAAAAATGCCGCGACTTCATGGCTGAACAAGGCCTGCGCCGCCTGGATCACGGGCGTGGTCCTGTTTTCGGGATCGCTATACTGGCTCTCACTGGGAGGTCCTCGCTGGCTGGGACCCGTGACTCCGCTGGGCGGACTATTCTTAATTTTAGGCTGGCTGTGCGTGGCCGTCGCCGCCGCCAAGCACCCAAAAACGTCATAA
- a CDS encoding CCA tRNA nucleotidyltransferase: MELPADLLSVLEAVRQTARPRLAGGCVRDSLLGLKPKDFDIEVQGVDFDELQAILSPFGATDVVGRSFGVIKLRLGSIEYDFSLPRRESKTGAGHRGFAVTPDPLLSDADAAARRDFTINSITCDPFTGELFDPHGGQRDLNDRVLRHTSSAFTEDPLRVLRAFQFAARFNFTLAPETAALCRSMVDTYSELPVERVWGEWDKWATQSIRPSRGLDVLEETGWLVHFPEVAALRGCPQDPEWHPEGDVFTHTQHCCDALVQLPEWRDAPPARRRILLFGVLAHDFGKPATTAQSEVRGRLRWRSLGHEAAGGPIADNFLRRIGSPHAIPEAVRPLVVLHLAHHHGADEFSDSHIRRLARKLHPATIDDLCAVMIADSLGRPPLTGPENLVLIEKLRTRAHQLSLRIAPPRPILLGRHLIALGHRPSPGFTAIIHAAFEAQLDGAFDDEATALIWLRNYLQNNPGSEP, translated from the coding sequence ATGGAGTTGCCCGCTGATTTACTGTCCGTGCTGGAAGCCGTGCGCCAGACTGCCCGTCCCCGACTGGCCGGAGGGTGCGTGCGGGATTCACTGTTGGGATTAAAACCGAAGGACTTCGATATTGAGGTCCAAGGCGTGGATTTTGATGAACTTCAGGCCATTTTATCACCTTTCGGCGCCACCGACGTGGTCGGCCGCAGTTTCGGGGTGATCAAGCTCCGGCTCGGCTCCATCGAATACGATTTCAGCCTGCCCCGGCGTGAATCCAAGACCGGCGCCGGTCATCGTGGATTTGCGGTCACGCCCGACCCGTTGCTCAGCGATGCCGATGCCGCCGCCCGGCGCGATTTCACGATCAACTCGATCACCTGCGATCCGTTCACCGGCGAATTGTTCGACCCGCATGGTGGCCAACGTGACCTGAACGACCGCGTCCTTCGTCACACCAGCTCCGCTTTCACCGAAGACCCGCTGCGCGTCCTCCGCGCCTTTCAATTCGCCGCACGCTTCAATTTCACCCTCGCTCCAGAAACCGCCGCGCTTTGTCGCAGCATGGTGGATACCTATAGCGAGCTTCCCGTCGAACGCGTCTGGGGTGAATGGGATAAATGGGCCACGCAATCCATCCGTCCTTCCCGCGGTCTCGATGTCCTCGAAGAAACCGGCTGGCTCGTCCACTTCCCCGAGGTCGCCGCTCTGCGCGGCTGCCCTCAAGACCCCGAGTGGCACCCTGAGGGCGATGTGTTCACCCACACCCAACATTGCTGCGACGCCCTCGTGCAACTTCCCGAGTGGCGCGACGCCCCGCCCGCCCGCCGTCGTATCTTGCTCTTCGGCGTGCTCGCCCACGATTTCGGCAAACCCGCCACCACCGCCCAATCCGAGGTTCGCGGACGCCTGCGTTGGCGCAGCCTTGGTCACGAAGCGGCCGGCGGCCCCATCGCGGATAACTTTCTCCGTCGCATCGGCTCGCCTCACGCCATTCCAGAAGCCGTCCGTCCGCTGGTCGTGCTGCACCTCGCCCACCACCATGGCGCCGACGAGTTCAGCGACAGCCACATCCGCCGCCTCGCGCGCAAACTCCACCCCGCCACCATCGACGATCTCTGCGCCGTGATGATCGCCGACAGTCTCGGCCGCCCCCCGCTCACCGGCCCCGAGAACCTCGTCCTCATCGAAAAACTTCGCACCCGCGCCCACCAGCTTTCCCTCCGCATCGCCCCGCCCCGCCCGATCTTGCTTGGCCGACATCTCATCGCCCTCGGCCACCGCCCGAGTCCCGGTTTCACCGCCATCATTCACGCCGCCTTCGAAGCCCAGCTCGACGGCGCTTTCGACGACGAAGCAACCGCCCTCATCTGGTTGAGAAATTATTTGCAGAACAACCCCGGCTCCGAGCCGTGA
- the tal gene encoding transaldolase: MPNQLDQLKQFTVVVADTGDFASMKEFTPRDATTNPSLILKAAGMAAYAPLVDQAIKDAGSSADIGHVIDRLLVNFGLEILKIVPGRVSTEVDARLSFDTAATIAKAREIIALYEKAGIGRDRVLIKIASTWEGIKAAEQLEKDGIHCNLTLLFSFAQAVACAEAGITLISPFVGRILDWHKAKKPDANFAGAADPGVISVTHIYTYYKKFGYKTEVMGASFRNTGEIVELAGCDLLTIAPPLLAELKASEAPLVRKLDPAKAPSADLKKATFTEAAFRFALNDDPMATEKTAEGIRLFSADIVKLEQLIAQKRG, translated from the coding sequence ATGCCCAACCAACTCGACCAGCTGAAACAGTTCACCGTCGTCGTTGCCGATACCGGCGACTTCGCCTCCATGAAGGAATTCACCCCGCGCGATGCGACCACGAATCCCTCGCTCATCCTGAAGGCCGCCGGCATGGCCGCCTATGCGCCGCTCGTAGATCAAGCGATCAAGGACGCCGGCTCCTCCGCCGACATCGGCCACGTGATTGATCGCCTCCTCGTTAATTTCGGCCTCGAGATCCTCAAAATCGTCCCTGGTCGCGTGTCCACCGAGGTCGATGCCCGACTTTCCTTCGACACCGCCGCCACCATCGCCAAGGCCCGCGAGATCATCGCCCTCTACGAAAAAGCCGGCATCGGCCGAGACCGTGTTCTCATCAAGATCGCCTCCACTTGGGAAGGTATCAAAGCCGCCGAGCAACTCGAGAAAGACGGTATCCACTGCAACCTTACGCTCCTCTTCTCGTTCGCCCAGGCCGTCGCCTGCGCCGAGGCCGGCATCACGCTCATCTCGCCTTTCGTCGGCCGCATCCTCGACTGGCACAAGGCCAAGAAGCCCGACGCCAACTTCGCCGGCGCCGCCGATCCGGGCGTGATCTCCGTCACCCATATCTACACCTACTACAAAAAATTCGGCTACAAGACCGAGGTCATGGGCGCCTCCTTCCGCAACACCGGTGAGATCGTCGAACTCGCCGGTTGCGACCTCCTCACCATCGCACCTCCGCTGCTCGCCGAGCTCAAGGCCTCCGAAGCTCCGCTCGTCCGCAAACTCGACCCCGCGAAGGCTCCTTCCGCCGACCTCAAGAAGGCCACCTTCACCGAGGCCGCCTTCCGCTTCGCCCTCAACGACGACCCGATGGCCACCGAAAAGACCGCCGAAGGCATCCGCCTCTTCTCCGCCGACATCGTGAAACTCGAACAGCTTATCGCGCAAAAGCGCGGCTGA
- a CDS encoding cation:proton antiporter, whose protein sequence is MEDGINFIQDLAIVLLAAGLAGSLCKRIGLSVIVGYLAAGLVIGPYTPPFSFVTDVARIQTLSQVGLVFLMFAIGLGLSLTKLGRMGLPTLIATGLGAFLMLNLTQLLGVFVGWTSMQSLFIASMFVVSSSAVIAKIVSELKLTHEGAAQRALGITVMEDVVAVVMLTILASQTQSGGGDGASVGTLLATMSAFVVLLVGAGLLFVPRLLRRLEARADAELQTIIVAGVLFLLSIAAAKAGYSLALGAFLLGAIVAEMPQKVGVEKSFAGMRDLFSSVFFVSIGMMIDVRLLFGVWPLILGLFAFVMICRPIACGLAMVICGTHPREARRAGLLLTPLGEFSFIIAQLGVSSAVLPASYYPLAVGVSILTVLATPLINRNAGPLLRFAERIEPRWLTRALEAYHGWLQQAQNGKSSPLAWKLIRSRIPQIAIEMLVTSGLLIFSGQILAFIEGSFSSEWIETVRLNYIFWGVIGLIVLVMLVALWRNVTAIVMILAESLGEGTRLPASVIYNGLRAISAVLLGYWLYAILPINALPGWGWVVIGAAALVVVAIFSSRLVYWHSTWQSSVQDVLREDPDRPSGVRTEARNALDQGLEGWDMRLDDYTVPDDAAYAGNDLAQLAIPSRFGCSVIEVERNGYVITRTGPDLRIYPGDKLLLLGKDQGLAAARDFLQGTTKTVDETSDEFSGSILQTHAVPAGPHTGKTLAQLQIARETGVRVVGIHRDNTKIINPDGNQSLQSGDNLLVVGTLEELRSFRRWLRGGGETIPPFPVSA, encoded by the coding sequence ATGGAAGACGGTATCAATTTTATCCAGGACCTCGCCATCGTGCTGCTCGCCGCCGGCCTCGCCGGTTCGCTCTGCAAACGCATCGGCCTCTCCGTCATCGTAGGCTACCTCGCCGCCGGCCTTGTCATCGGCCCCTACACGCCGCCGTTCTCTTTCGTCACCGACGTCGCTCGCATTCAAACGCTCTCGCAGGTCGGTCTCGTGTTCCTGATGTTCGCGATCGGTCTCGGGCTGAGTCTCACCAAGCTCGGCCGCATGGGCCTTCCCACGCTCATCGCCACCGGCCTCGGCGCGTTTCTGATGCTCAACCTCACGCAACTCCTCGGCGTGTTCGTCGGCTGGACGTCCATGCAGAGCCTCTTCATCGCGAGCATGTTTGTCGTCTCCAGTTCCGCCGTCATCGCGAAGATTGTGAGTGAACTTAAACTCACTCACGAAGGCGCCGCTCAACGCGCCCTCGGCATCACCGTGATGGAAGACGTCGTCGCCGTCGTCATGCTCACCATCCTCGCGAGCCAGACCCAGTCCGGCGGTGGTGACGGCGCCAGCGTCGGCACGCTGCTTGCCACGATGAGCGCCTTCGTCGTGCTCCTCGTCGGCGCCGGCCTGCTTTTTGTCCCCCGCCTGCTTCGCCGCCTCGAAGCCCGCGCCGACGCCGAACTCCAGACGATCATCGTCGCCGGCGTTCTTTTCCTTCTCTCCATCGCCGCCGCCAAAGCCGGTTATTCGCTCGCCCTCGGCGCCTTCCTCCTCGGCGCCATCGTCGCCGAGATGCCGCAAAAAGTCGGTGTCGAAAAATCCTTCGCCGGCATGCGCGATCTCTTCAGCAGCGTCTTCTTCGTGTCCATTGGCATGATGATCGACGTCCGCCTGCTGTTCGGCGTCTGGCCGCTCATCCTCGGCCTCTTCGCCTTCGTGATGATCTGCCGCCCCATCGCCTGCGGGCTCGCCATGGTCATCTGCGGCACGCACCCGCGCGAAGCCCGCCGCGCCGGCCTGCTCCTCACGCCCCTCGGCGAATTCTCATTCATCATCGCCCAGCTCGGCGTGAGCAGTGCCGTATTGCCCGCTTCGTATTACCCGCTGGCCGTCGGCGTCTCCATTCTCACGGTGCTCGCCACCCCGCTCATCAACCGCAACGCCGGTCCGCTCCTACGTTTTGCGGAACGCATCGAACCCCGCTGGCTCACCCGCGCCCTCGAAGCCTACCACGGCTGGCTCCAACAGGCTCAAAACGGCAAATCCTCCCCGCTCGCCTGGAAACTCATCCGCAGCCGCATCCCGCAGATCGCCATCGAAATGCTGGTCACCTCCGGCCTGCTGATTTTCTCAGGCCAGATTCTGGCGTTTATCGAAGGTTCATTCTCTTCCGAGTGGATCGAAACCGTGCGTCTCAACTACATCTTCTGGGGTGTCATCGGCCTGATCGTTCTCGTGATGCTCGTCGCCCTCTGGCGCAACGTCACCGCCATCGTCATGATCCTCGCCGAGAGCCTGGGCGAAGGCACCCGTCTTCCCGCCAGCGTGATCTACAACGGTCTCCGCGCCATCTCCGCCGTGCTCCTCGGCTACTGGCTCTACGCCATCCTGCCCATCAACGCCCTGCCCGGCTGGGGTTGGGTCGTCATCGGCGCGGCCGCCCTCGTGGTCGTCGCGATCTTCTCCAGCCGCCTCGTTTACTGGCACAGCACGTGGCAATCTTCCGTGCAGGACGTCCTCCGCGAAGACCCCGACCGTCCTTCCGGCGTGCGCACCGAAGCCCGCAACGCCCTCGACCAGGGCCTCGAAGGCTGGGACATGCGCCTTGACGACTACACCGTGCCCGACGACGCCGCCTACGCCGGCAACGACCTCGCCCAGCTCGCCATCCCGTCCCGCTTCGGCTGCTCGGTCATCGAGGTCGAGCGCAACGGCTACGTCATCACGCGCACCGGCCCCGACCTCCGCATCTATCCGGGCGACAAACTTCTCCTCCTGGGCAAAGACCAGGGCCTCGCCGCCGCCCGCGATTTCCTTCAAGGGACCACCAAGACCGTCGATGAAACCTCCGACGAATTCAGCGGCTCCATCCTGCAAACCCACGCCGTTCCCGCCGGCCCGCATACCGGCAAAACCCTCGCTCAACTCCAGATCGCCCGCGAAACCGGCGTGCGCGTCGTCGGTATCCACCGCGACAATACCAAGATCATCAACCCCGACGGAAACCAGTCCCTCCAGTCCGGCGACAACCTCCTCGTCGTCGGCACGCTCGAAGAACTCCGTTCCTTCCGCCGCTGGCTGCGCGGCGGCGGCGAAACCATCCCGCCGTTCCCCGTTTCCGCATAA
- a CDS encoding family 20 glycosylhydrolase has product MIRAFQWDLGRQVERLGFLLDQLPRYADWGYQELYLHLEDSVAYPSLPGVARADAYTTREFEKLVRAATRAGIKVVPIVNLLGHTQYLIKDPSLRDLNELRAPDGTPLDRGQICPLHPRTLEVAEKLLRDMAPFCTAGKVHVGLDESFHLGKHPLSRAEVKRIGLASHFSGYVNRLHTLVQPLGLRMGLWADMLALIPDAIPQLPRGLIAYDWYYYPFPRHPRMELHNYADYDLAPAFAKQGIEYWGCAMNGGFRHEPLPVFGERLANAQSWWRRCRQTHAGGFLMTGWEPQRLAFEMPMVVDAAAACLWLNPEIDDHAGMLAKGFERVFGKSGSREAARAALACDEHAFAGYAKWETHDRWDNLAGPEGPGRAERSAKFFTRLAAKPNLPAPFSASASLNAYLAARESFIRQATRDVQKLRRYHTTGQKQFVTYYVTNCLKPLDLFELKLSKARLNAREIWARTRDPRVQSPYADILDRDAARLKTWRAWLNATAKNSARALDASPVHGRWQLTFIVHNHAPALQKILVEQQSADGTWKTLAERFTIEFRAKAARPRANLKREFSVSIDSPALPLRIALRGIGEVTVGQVTFTDGVIILRPQDWPVRERRALGTPAPTSGFPDLHLGSNRDAVSLVF; this is encoded by the coding sequence ATGATCCGCGCCTTCCAATGGGACCTCGGCCGCCAGGTCGAGCGTCTCGGCTTTCTCCTCGACCAGCTCCCCCGTTACGCCGACTGGGGCTATCAGGAACTCTACCTGCACCTTGAGGACTCGGTCGCTTACCCAAGCCTGCCCGGCGTCGCCCGGGCCGACGCCTACACGACCCGCGAATTCGAAAAACTCGTCCGCGCCGCCACCCGCGCCGGCATCAAGGTCGTCCCCATCGTCAACCTCCTCGGCCACACCCAATACCTCATCAAAGACCCGTCGCTGCGTGACCTCAACGAGCTCCGCGCCCCCGACGGCACTCCGCTCGACCGCGGACAAATCTGCCCGCTCCACCCGCGCACACTCGAGGTCGCCGAAAAACTCCTCCGCGACATGGCCCCGTTCTGCACCGCGGGCAAAGTCCACGTCGGCCTCGACGAATCCTTCCACCTCGGCAAACACCCGCTTTCCCGCGCCGAAGTGAAACGCATCGGCCTTGCGTCGCATTTTTCTGGATACGTAAACCGCCTCCACACGCTTGTCCAGCCGCTCGGCCTCCGCATGGGTCTGTGGGCCGACATGCTCGCGCTCATCCCCGACGCCATCCCGCAACTCCCTCGCGGCTTGATCGCCTACGATTGGTATTATTATCCGTTCCCGCGCCACCCGCGCATGGAGCTGCACAACTACGCCGACTACGACCTCGCCCCCGCCTTCGCGAAACAAGGCATCGAATACTGGGGTTGTGCGATGAACGGCGGCTTCCGCCACGAACCGCTCCCCGTTTTCGGCGAACGTCTCGCCAACGCCCAATCCTGGTGGCGCCGCTGCCGTCAAACTCACGCCGGCGGTTTTCTCATGACCGGCTGGGAACCGCAACGCCTCGCCTTCGAAATGCCCATGGTCGTGGACGCCGCCGCCGCCTGCCTCTGGTTGAATCCCGAGATCGACGACCACGCCGGCATGCTGGCCAAAGGCTTCGAACGCGTCTTCGGCAAATCTGGCTCCCGCGAAGCCGCCCGCGCCGCACTCGCCTGTGACGAACACGCCTTCGCCGGCTACGCGAAATGGGAAACCCATGATCGCTGGGACAACCTCGCCGGCCCCGAAGGCCCCGGCCGCGCCGAGCGCAGCGCGAAGTTTTTCACCCGCCTCGCCGCGAAGCCCAACCTCCCCGCCCCCTTCTCCGCCAGCGCGTCGCTCAACGCCTACCTCGCCGCCCGCGAATCTTTCATCCGACAAGCGACCCGCGACGTCCAAAAACTCCGCCGCTACCACACCACCGGACAAAAGCAGTTTGTAACTTATTACGTTACAAACTGTCTTAAGCCGCTCGATTTGTTTGAATTAAAACTCTCAAAAGCGCGCCTAAATGCCCGTGAAATCTGGGCCCGCACCCGCGATCCGCGTGTGCAATCGCCCTACGCCGATATCCTTGATCGCGACGCAGCGCGTTTGAAAACGTGGCGCGCCTGGCTCAACGCTACCGCCAAAAATTCCGCCCGTGCGCTCGACGCCTCGCCCGTCCACGGACGCTGGCAGCTTACGTTCATCGTCCACAACCACGCGCCCGCGCTTCAGAAAATTCTCGTCGAACAACAGTCCGCCGACGGCACGTGGAAAACCCTCGCCGAACGTTTCACCATCGAGTTCCGCGCCAAAGCCGCCCGACCCCGAGCCAACCTCAAACGCGAGTTTTCCGTCTCCATCGATTCACCCGCGCTCCCACTACGCATCGCGTTGCGCGGAATCGGCGAAGTCACCGTCGGCCAAGTCACGTTCACCGACGGCGTCATCATTTTGCGCCCGCAAGACTGGCCCGTGCGTGAACGCCGCGCCCTCGGCACGCCGGCACCGACTTCTGGCTTTCCCGATCTACACCTCGGCAGCAACCGCGATGCCGTGTCGCTCGTATTCTAG
- a CDS encoding nitric oxide synthase oxygenase — MSASVEDELAFLSEAHHGHILDERLAVCRAALAAQLPAPLTSAELTWAGRIAWRNHARCIGRHYWRSLNVRDHRHLDSADQIAASLREHLEFAQADGNVRSVLTVYAPPDHPGGPAPRIWNHQLCSYAGYRHHDGTILGDPKTIALTDHARALGWEPPSTPGRFDLLPWIVSGRDGRPHLFPLPAGLVREVRLRHPQFAWFEQLGLRWYAVPVISDMSLHAAGTDYPAAPFNGWYMGTEIGARNLADTDRYNLLPVIAEKLALDQRNPRSLWKDRALLELNAAVLHSYESDGVKLVDHHTASAEFIKFCEREKTAGREVSARWDWIVPPMSPATTTVFHTPMAEFPTTPDFHAQPSAWASAGATAAEKS, encoded by the coding sequence GTGTCGGCTTCCGTCGAAGACGAACTCGCCTTCCTCTCCGAAGCGCATCACGGCCACATCCTCGACGAACGCCTTGCCGTCTGCCGCGCCGCCCTCGCCGCGCAACTCCCCGCTCCGCTCACGTCCGCCGAACTCACTTGGGCCGGCCGTATCGCGTGGCGCAATCACGCGCGCTGCATCGGCCGTCACTACTGGCGCAGCTTGAACGTGCGCGATCATCGCCACCTCGACTCCGCTGATCAGATCGCCGCCAGCCTGCGCGAGCACCTCGAATTCGCCCAGGCCGATGGCAACGTGCGCTCGGTGCTCACGGTTTACGCACCACCCGACCATCCCGGTGGCCCCGCGCCGCGCATTTGGAATCACCAGCTCTGCTCCTACGCGGGCTACCGTCACCACGACGGCACCATTCTTGGTGATCCAAAAACCATCGCTCTCACCGACCACGCCCGCGCGCTCGGCTGGGAACCACCCTCAACTCCCGGACGCTTCGATCTGCTCCCTTGGATCGTCTCGGGACGCGATGGACGTCCGCACCTTTTCCCGCTTCCCGCCGGTCTCGTGCGCGAAGTGCGCCTGCGTCATCCGCAGTTCGCCTGGTTCGAGCAACTCGGCTTGCGCTGGTATGCCGTGCCCGTGATCAGCGACATGAGCCTGCATGCCGCCGGCACCGATTATCCGGCTGCGCCGTTCAACGGTTGGTATATGGGCACGGAGATCGGCGCGCGAAACCTGGCCGACACCGACCGCTACAATCTCCTGCCGGTCATCGCCGAAAAACTCGCGCTCGATCAGCGCAATCCTCGCAGCTTGTGGAAAGATCGCGCGTTACTCGAACTCAACGCCGCCGTGCTGCACTCCTACGAATCCGACGGCGTGAAACTCGTGGACCACCACACCGCCTCCGCCGAATTCATAAAATTCTGCGAACGCGAAAAGACCGCCGGCCGCGAGGTGTCCGCACGCTGGGACTGGATCGTGCCGCCCATGTCGCCCGCGACCACGACGGTGTTTCACACGCCGATGGCCGAGTTTCCCACTACACCCGACTTCCACGCGCAACCGTCCGCATGGGCATCGGCGGGCGCGACGGCCGCGGAGAAATCTTAA
- a CDS encoding 5-(carboxyamino)imidazole ribonucleotide synthase, producing the protein MIHPGKTIGVLGGGQLGRMFAHAAERLGYRVHIYEPEANGPAGEVSALETNKPYTDIEALTAFAKSVDVLTYEFENIPAEPLWSIEKYVQLHPHWNVLETCQNRMREKNWLRKNDFSPVPFTEVEAGDDLAAAIRKIGLPCVVKTADFGYDGKGQIKVSDDATLSKAVESFTKQRCVIEKFIDFKCELSVLVARSSNGEVKIFPVAENIHTKHILDFSIVPARISDAVKADAEKLALAIVEKLNVVGLLAIELFLTDRGELLVNELAPRPHNSGHWTLDACVTSQFEQHVRAVCGLPLGDVSVVAPVVMVNILGDAWKWDNGALVGDANWSAVLAEPHAKLHLYGKKEPRIGRKMGHFTVTAKTPDAALEAARAIKAKL; encoded by the coding sequence ATGATTCATCCCGGCAAAACGATTGGTGTTCTCGGTGGCGGCCAGCTTGGCCGCATGTTCGCCCATGCGGCGGAGCGTCTCGGCTATCGCGTGCACATTTATGAGCCTGAGGCCAACGGTCCGGCCGGCGAAGTCTCGGCACTGGAGACGAACAAACCTTACACCGACATCGAGGCACTGACGGCCTTTGCCAAGAGCGTCGACGTGCTCACCTACGAATTCGAAAACATCCCGGCCGAGCCGCTCTGGAGCATCGAAAAATACGTGCAGCTTCATCCGCACTGGAACGTCCTCGAGACCTGCCAGAACCGGATGCGCGAGAAAAACTGGCTGCGCAAAAACGACTTTTCTCCTGTGCCGTTTACCGAGGTAGAAGCGGGTGATGACCTCGCCGCCGCCATCCGCAAAATCGGCCTGCCGTGCGTCGTGAAGACCGCCGATTTCGGCTATGATGGCAAGGGGCAGATCAAGGTTTCCGACGACGCGACGCTGTCCAAGGCGGTGGAGTCGTTCACGAAGCAGCGCTGCGTCATCGAGAAGTTCATCGATTTCAAATGCGAGCTGTCGGTCCTCGTGGCGCGCAGCAGCAACGGTGAAGTGAAGATTTTCCCCGTCGCGGAAAACATCCACACGAAACACATTTTGGATTTTTCCATCGTGCCGGCGCGCATCAGCGATGCGGTCAAGGCCGATGCTGAAAAGCTGGCACTCGCCATCGTGGAAAAGCTCAACGTGGTCGGACTGCTGGCGATCGAGTTGTTCCTGACGGATCGCGGCGAACTCCTCGTCAACGAACTCGCGCCGCGTCCGCATAACTCCGGACACTGGACGCTCGATGCTTGCGTGACCTCGCAGTTCGAGCAACACGTGCGCGCCGTATGCGGACTGCCGCTCGGCGACGTGTCGGTCGTGGCGCCGGTCGTTATGGTGAATATTCTGGGTGACGCCTGGAAGTGGGACAACGGCGCGCTCGTGGGCGATGCCAACTGGTCCGCGGTGTTGGCCGAACCGCACGCGAAGCTCCATCTCTACGGAAAAAAAGAGCCGCGTATCGGCCGCAAGATGGGCCACTTCACGGTGACTGCGAAGACGCCGGATGCCGCGCTTGAAGCGGCGCGAGCGATCAAGGCGAAGCTTTAA